A single region of the Cyclopterus lumpus isolate fCycLum1 chromosome 16, fCycLum1.pri, whole genome shotgun sequence genome encodes:
- the igflr1 gene encoding IGF-like family receptor 1 isoform X1, translating to MGHSERCSDLKTYWNRSALKCALCTVTPGYGITPNCGFDDDGGRHEPPHTECIANATFNDGSDAYCRPCAACARGFTISSACSTTSNIKCQDPGSGAAAAPVSVSVCCSEAFILSWCSELTDMIPVYLPLQQPTSSHHVSSVFSTTAQGSSLKPNAATILITFYPAHDVGILWAVPFAILISIMLVVICACLIYLKRKRGQHTASSHRRRSSYINAGFSPLGNNDLEHILSCDILTAPLQAVLDNLDVLEELVILLDPENQGVKNTKHLASHCSFPATWITYTYSMKDSKSPLKTLLEGVTSRHPDWTVGRLAKMLKHIERNDAIAVLTKLELNVMQV from the exons ATGGGACACTCCGAGCGATGCAGTGATCTGAAAACCTACTGGAATAGAAGTGCTTTAAAATGTGCGTTGTGTACTGTAACGCCAG GATATGGAATAACCCCTAACTGTGGCTTTGACGACGACGGAGGGCGACACGAGCCCCCCCACACCGAGTGCATAGCCAACGCTACTTTTAACGACGGCAGCGACGCGTATTGTCGGCCATGCGCCGCGTGTGCGCGCGGGTTCACCATCTCGAGCGCGTGCAGCACGACCTCCAACATCAAGTGCCAAGACCCGGG AAGCGGGGCGGCCGCGGCTCCTGTCTCGGTGAGTGTCTGCTGCTCGGAAGCTTTTATACTTTCATGGTGTTCTGAACTGACGGACATGATCCCCGTTTATCTTCCTCTGCAGCAACCAACGTCATCGCATCACGTGTCGAGTGTCTTCAGCACG ACAGCCCAAGGATCCAGTTTAAAACCAAATGCAGCAACTATACTAATTACCTTCTACCCAGCTCATGATGTAGGCATACTAT GGGCGGTACCGTTTGCCATCCTGATTTCCATCATGCTTGTTGTGATATGTGCTTGTCTAATCTACTTGAAGCGGAAAAGAG GTCAGCATACGGCGTCGAGTCATCGCAGAAGATCATCATACATCAATGCAGGGTTCTCTCCTCTTGGCAACAATGATCTGGAGCACATTCTGA GCTGCGACATCCTGACGGCACCTTTACAGGCGGTGCTGGACAACCTGGACGTTTTGGAAGAGCTGGTGATTTTGTTGGATCCAGAGAACCAAGGAGTAAAGAACACCAAACATCTGGCGTCTCATTGCTCCTTCCCCGCCACCTGGATTACTTACACCTACTCCATGAAGGACAGCAAGAGCCCTCTGAAAACATTGTTGGAGGGGGTCACCAGCAGGCACCCCGACTGGACCGTCGGGCGCCTGGCTAAGATGCTCAAACATATTGAGCGCAACGACGCCATCGCCGTTCTCACCAAACTGGAACTGAATGTGATGCAAGTGTAA
- the igflr1 gene encoding IGF-like family receptor 1 isoform X2, giving the protein MGHSERCSDLKTYWNRSALKCALCTVTPGYGITPNCGFDDDGGRHEPPHTECIANATFNDGSDAYCRPCAACARGFTISSACSTTSNIKCQDPGSGAAAAPVSQPTSSHHVSSVFSTTAQGSSLKPNAATILITFYPAHDVGILWAVPFAILISIMLVVICACLIYLKRKRGQHTASSHRRRSSYINAGFSPLGNNDLEHILSCDILTAPLQAVLDNLDVLEELVILLDPENQGVKNTKHLASHCSFPATWITYTYSMKDSKSPLKTLLEGVTSRHPDWTVGRLAKMLKHIERNDAIAVLTKLELNVMQV; this is encoded by the exons ATGGGACACTCCGAGCGATGCAGTGATCTGAAAACCTACTGGAATAGAAGTGCTTTAAAATGTGCGTTGTGTACTGTAACGCCAG GATATGGAATAACCCCTAACTGTGGCTTTGACGACGACGGAGGGCGACACGAGCCCCCCCACACCGAGTGCATAGCCAACGCTACTTTTAACGACGGCAGCGACGCGTATTGTCGGCCATGCGCCGCGTGTGCGCGCGGGTTCACCATCTCGAGCGCGTGCAGCACGACCTCCAACATCAAGTGCCAAGACCCGGG AAGCGGGGCGGCCGCGGCTCCTGTCTCG CAACCAACGTCATCGCATCACGTGTCGAGTGTCTTCAGCACG ACAGCCCAAGGATCCAGTTTAAAACCAAATGCAGCAACTATACTAATTACCTTCTACCCAGCTCATGATGTAGGCATACTAT GGGCGGTACCGTTTGCCATCCTGATTTCCATCATGCTTGTTGTGATATGTGCTTGTCTAATCTACTTGAAGCGGAAAAGAG GTCAGCATACGGCGTCGAGTCATCGCAGAAGATCATCATACATCAATGCAGGGTTCTCTCCTCTTGGCAACAATGATCTGGAGCACATTCTGA GCTGCGACATCCTGACGGCACCTTTACAGGCGGTGCTGGACAACCTGGACGTTTTGGAAGAGCTGGTGATTTTGTTGGATCCAGAGAACCAAGGAGTAAAGAACACCAAACATCTGGCGTCTCATTGCTCCTTCCCCGCCACCTGGATTACTTACACCTACTCCATGAAGGACAGCAAGAGCCCTCTGAAAACATTGTTGGAGGGGGTCACCAGCAGGCACCCCGACTGGACCGTCGGGCGCCTGGCTAAGATGCTCAAACATATTGAGCGCAACGACGCCATCGCCGTTCTCACCAAACTGGAACTGAATGTGATGCAAGTGTAA
- the igflr1 gene encoding IGF-like family receptor 1 isoform X3, translating to MRRVCARVHHLERVQHDLQHQVPRPGKRGGRGSCLATNVIASRVECLQHAQGSSLKPNAATILITFYPAHDVGILWAVPFAILISIMLVVICACLIYLKRKRGQHTASSHRRRSSYINAGFSPLGNNDLEHILSCDILTAPLQAVLDNLDVLEELVILLDPENQGVKNTKHLASHCSFPATWITYTYSMKDSKSPLKTLLEGVTSRHPDWTVGRLAKMLKHIERNDAIAVLTKLELNVMQV from the exons ATGCGCCGCGTGTGCGCGCGGGTTCACCATCTCGAGCGCGTGCAGCACGACCTCCAACATCAAGTGCCAAGACCCGGG AAGCGGGGCGGCCGCGGCTCCTGTCTCG CAACCAACGTCATCGCATCACGTGTCGAGTGTCTTCAGCACG CCCAAGGATCCAGTTTAAAACCAAATGCAGCAACTATACTAATTACCTTCTACCCAGCTCATGATGTAGGCATACTAT GGGCGGTACCGTTTGCCATCCTGATTTCCATCATGCTTGTTGTGATATGTGCTTGTCTAATCTACTTGAAGCGGAAAAGAG GTCAGCATACGGCGTCGAGTCATCGCAGAAGATCATCATACATCAATGCAGGGTTCTCTCCTCTTGGCAACAATGATCTGGAGCACATTCTGA GCTGCGACATCCTGACGGCACCTTTACAGGCGGTGCTGGACAACCTGGACGTTTTGGAAGAGCTGGTGATTTTGTTGGATCCAGAGAACCAAGGAGTAAAGAACACCAAACATCTGGCGTCTCATTGCTCCTTCCCCGCCACCTGGATTACTTACACCTACTCCATGAAGGACAGCAAGAGCCCTCTGAAAACATTGTTGGAGGGGGTCACCAGCAGGCACCCCGACTGGACCGTCGGGCGCCTGGCTAAGATGCTCAAACATATTGAGCGCAACGACGCCATCGCCGTTCTCACCAAACTGGAACTGAATGTGATGCAAGTGTAA
- the zbtb32 gene encoding zinc finger and BTB domain-containing protein 16-A, whose product MIRINNTQYFHFLQQADALRRSGSLCDAIISVKSQTFRAHRLVLACASRRLAQQLAQGDIDSPVHLTLEYFSPRTFQQVLDFTYTQTLDVSVDDLHSLLKAAQLLEMQQLEDQCWKQLGNLDYRAREGVKRKEMTCVREEEEEEEENEPKQKGSPVQEKRLRVTSSPVEEASDCIIVENLSTSDAAKNRNSSPPSPRKIPKLSPVSATLYNRDSVSARPADSSSYFSSPWIFPTNMWSSLTTLRRITGNYPSLIAAHPLQSPNQSTVAFPFSISTPHMFPLLGSHFQTPVQSSKMGLGFYPQYTQNLYAGSTGMGSIIKQGQLKREKNSQRAFTGTIPASELSNHEVPKASRERAKDCQHCSASFLGAPVLRESAASPPGEACSGCRFGGRGDVLQHKPQSHQQEHRREKPYQCHHCPKKFSLKHQLDTHHRVHTGEKPFECRLCGQRSRDYSAMIKHLRTHGGATPYQCTVCLEFCSSLVAMQRHVKSHAVQDFPPDWSINSTYLYNSHI is encoded by the exons GGCTCATCGGCTGGTACTGGCTTGTGCTAGCAGAAGACTAGCGCAGCAGCTCGCCCAGGGAGACATCGACAGCCCGGTCCACTTAACTCTGGAGTATTTCTCCCCACGCACCTTCCAGCAAGTTCTGGACTTCACCTACACGCAGACTCTTGATGTGTCTGTGGATGACCTGCACTCGCTGCTGAAAGCTGCTCAGCTGTTAGAGATGCAGCAACTGGAGGACCAGTGTTGGAAGCAGCTGGGAAATCTCGACTACAGAGCCAGAGAgggtgtaaaaagaaaagaaatgacatgtgtcagagaagaagaagaagaagaagaaga GAATGAGCCTAAGCAAAAAGGGAGTCCAGTTCAAGAGAAGAGACTTCGAGTGACTTCTTCCCCAGTGGAGGAGGCAAGCGACTGCATCATCGTGGAAAACCTCTCAACATCTGATGCTGCCAAGAACCGGAACAGCAGCCCGCCATCACCAAGAAAGATACCCAAACTCTCCCCTGTGTCAGCAACGCTCTATAACAGAGACAGTGTAAGCGCCCGGCCTGCCGACAGCAGTTCCTATTTCTCTTCCCCCTGGATCTTTCCTACAAACATGTGGAGCTCCCTGACCACCCTCAGGCGAATAACAGGGAACTATCCAAGCTTAATTGCTGCTCACCCCCTTCAGTCCCCAAACCAGTCCACTGTAGCATTCCCATTCTCAATCTCCACCCCCCACATGTTCCCCTTACTCGGCTCTCATTTTCAAACCCCTGTTCAAAGCTCTAAAATGGGTTTGGGCTTTTATCCACAATATACACAAAACCTTTACGCTGGGTCTACAGGTATGGGGAGCATAATCAAGCAAGGCCAgttgaaaagggaaaaaaacagccAGAGAGCATTTACTGGGACCATTCCAGCCAGTGAACTGAG TAACCATGAGGTACCCAaggccagcagagagagagcgaaagactGCCAACACTGCAGTGCAAGCTTCCTCGGTGCTCCAGTGCTGCGGGAGTCAGCCGCCTCACCACCAG GCGAGGCCTGTTCAGGGTGCCGCTTCGGTGGAAGAGGAGATGTGCTGCAGCATAAACCACAATCCCATCAACAAGAACACAGAAGGGAAAAACCCTACCAGTGCCACCACTGTCCCAAGAAGTTTAGTCTCAAACATCAACTGGACACACACCACAGAGTCCACACCG GAGAGAAACCCTTTGAATGTCGTCTCTGTGGTCAGCGCTCACGAGACTACTCGGCCATGATCAAGCACCTGCGGACTCATGGTGGGGCCACGCCCTACCAGTGCACAGTGTGCCTGGAGTTCTGCAGTAGCCTGGTCGCCATGCAGAGACACGTCAAGAGCCACGCAGTACAGGACTTCCCTCCCGATTGGAGCATCAACAGCACCTACCTGTACAACTCACACATCTGA